Genomic window (Streptococcus suis S735):
ATGGAAGCCGTCCGAATCCCTGACATCAAAATAGGCATGGCAAGAGCTAACTTAAATTTTTTCAACTTCTCCCATTTATTCATACCAAAAGCGGTTGCTGCTTCTTCCAGAGAAGGGTCGATTTCTCCAAGTCCTGTCAATGTCCCCTGCAAGATAGGAAAGATAGCATAAATAACAAGTGCTACTACTGCTGGCAAGGTTCCGATTCCCATAAAAGGAATGAAAAGACCAAGCAAAGCAAGGGATGGAATAGTTTGGAAGATACCTGTTATTTGCAGACTCCACTCGGTCAAGCGTTTTTTACTAGATAGAATCAGTCCCAAAGGTACTGCAATTGCAATCGCAATAATCAAAGCTAGAAGGGAGATGCGAAGGTGTTCAAAAAGAGCAATTCCCCACTCGTCCTTGCGTTCTATAAAGGTTTCAAATAGGTTCATTACATACCTCCTCGAGCTCTGATAAATTCCTTGACAAAATCATTGGCAGGACGATTCCTCAATTCATCAGGACTTCCTAATTGCACAACTTGTCCATCTTGCATGAGACAGATGCGATCCGCCAATTTAACCGCCTCATCCATATCATGGGTAACGAAAACTGTTGTCATCTTGAATTCCTCATGTAATTCCTTAATCAAGTCCTGCAACTGAGCCTTACTGATTGGATCCAGAGCTGAGAAAGGTTCGTCCATGAGTAACACTTTCGGATTTGCAATGATGGCCCGCAAAATCCCGATCCGCTGTTTTTCTCCTCCAGACAAGTCCTTGGGCAAACGATCCAGATAGCTGTCTGGTTCCAAGCCAACCTTGGTCAATAGCTCTCTCATCCTCGTCAGGGTTTCTTCCTTGCCCAAACCTTTCATTTCAGGAATAAGAGCAATGTTTTCAGCTACCGTCATATTTGGAAAAAGGGCTATCTGCTGAAGAACATAACCTGTCTCCAAACGTAATTCACGCAGGTCGAAATCCTTAAGTCGCTTACCTTGAAAAAAAACCTCTCCCTCGGTCTGCTCAATTAGACGGTTAATCAATTTCAACGTAGTTGTCTTTCCGCTACCACTCGGTCCAATCAAGACAAAGAACTCCCCTTCTTGAATATCAAAGGTCAAATTTTTCAAGATTGGTCCACTAACCTTACAGGTCAGAGATACATTTTGATAATCAATCATCATCTTCTCCTTTTAAAATAGCCATGAGACTCTGACTGTAGCGCTGAATTAATCCTAGCATAAGCTCCTGTTCCTCCTGACTGAGTTGAGACAGCGCCTTATTTTCCGCCTCCTCTAAGGGATCCAAAATGCGACTAGCAAATTGTTGCCCCTCCTCTGTCAATTTAATTTTCTTATGTCGCTTATCTGCTGGATTCTCCTCTAAAACTACCAGGCCTCCATCCAAAAATTTCTTTACAGTAGCATTGACAACTTGTTTGCTTGAATAGGTCTTCTTACTGACCCAGTTTTGCGTCACACCTCCGGGATTATAATAAATCCACATGAGAATGGATAAACATTTTGCATTGAGTCCATGTCCACGAGCATAGTCTTCATAAAGACCGACTTGCTGGTCAAACATACGAGCATAATCCTTACTCCTTTTCTCAACTTCCATCATCCTTCCCCCTCCTCAGTGAGCACAACTACCTTACTAAAAGCCTCTGGTCTACTAGTGTTCAAAACAACAACAATTTTCACAACGACTTCCTCCTGTAATCATGTTAGTCAATATTTTTTACTATTTTACCAAAAAAAGAAAAATAGTCAATCATTTTGACTATTTTGAGACATCAACTACCTTATTATAGATTCCCGTCTTCATCCATTCAAACATATTAAATCCCTGAAATTATCTGCTTTTAATTTACACAAAACAAATGATAATCAGATAACAAAACTAGCCTAGAAAATTCTAAGCTAGTTTCATTTTATCCTTCAACTGCTTCTGAGGTAGTTTCGCTTGCTACTTCTGAAACAGTTTCTGATACCACTTCAGTTTGAACATCTTCGATATCAATTTCAATATCTTCAGACACAACTACAGCATCCTCAATATCTTCTTCTGTCAAATCCACTGTCGGAGCTTTAGCAGTTTTTGCCTTGATAGCTTCCAAAATGTCAGCCGTTGATAAGTTTTGTTCCGCAATTTTTTCCTTGATTTGCTCAAAGGTTTCCAAGGATTTTTCCTTACCAGACTTGACCAAATCTTCTACTGTCAATTCACCAGTTTCAAGTTGAGTTTTTACTTCAGTAAATCGTTCAGTCGCTTGTTTGCCTAAATCTTGTGCCTTAGTGACAAAATCAGCATTGATTTCTTCATGGTTTTCTTTATAGTCATTAGCAAAGTTTACAACTTTTTCTTTGACTGTTTTACCAGTTTTACTTGCTAGAAAAGCAGCTGCAGCAGCTCCGCCGGCTGCCCCTAACAAAAGGCTAGTCCACACGCTACTAGATTTTTTTACCATTTTTTTCTCCTTTCTTACCTAAGAGAGATGAGAGAGTTGACAGAGCTGAAAGAGCTCCGCCGGCTTTTACAGTACTTGCTCCAGCAGACTTGGCTTTGACTGTCAAATCACGCGCTGAAGCATTCAAATCTGATACAGAAGTTGACAAGTCAGCTACCGCTACAAAAAGAGGATCAAGGGTCGAAACCTTGCCATTTACATCTTCGACTAAAACATTGGTTTTAGCCAAAAGCTCGTTGGTCTGATAGAGAGTCACATTGACATCGCTGGTCAAGACCTTAAGCGTTTGCTGGGCTTCATCCGTTACCGTACCCAATTTTTTCAACAACAAAACAATATATACTGCCACCGCCGCGATGGACAAGGCAATAATCAAGACAGAAATTTCAATAATCATATCTTCTCCTTTAGGGTTGATAGAATGGAATAGAAGACTTTCTTCTCCGCAACACAACCATGATAATACCAACGAGGATTAACACCCCAGATAGCCATTGTGAAACACGTATTCCCAAGAACATGAGGCTGTCCGTCCGCAAGCCTTCTATCAAAAGGCGACCACAACCATACCAGACTAGGTAGAAAGCTGTAATTTCTCCCTGTTTAAGGAATTTTGGCCGTCTACGTAACACACAAACCAAGCCAAAGCCTAGCAAATTCCAGAGAGACTCAAACAAGAAGGTTGGTTGACGGTAGGCACCATCAATATACATCTGGTCTCGGATAAAGGCTGGCAGGTAGTTCAAACTTTCTACTGCCTTACCATAGGCCTCTTGGTTAAAGAAATTTCCCCAACGACCTATTGCCTGAGCAATCATGACCGATGGCGCTACAATATCCAAAAAATCCAGGGTATTAATAAAGCGATACTGGGTAAAGAAATAAAGGACGATTGCACCTGTAATCAAACCACCATAGATGGCAATACCACCGTTCCAGATAGCGAAGATAGATAAAATGTTATCCTTATATTCACTCCATGAAAAGGCGACGTAGTAAATCCGTGCCCCTAGGATAGAAAGCGGAAATGCGATTAGAATAAAATCTAAAATATCATCCTGACGAATTTTCTTTCGCGGACCCTCTTTTGTCGCCAGATAAACACCTAGAATCAGACCAAGCAAAATGCAGATTGCATACCAACGAATTTCTAAGGGACCTAATTTAATCGCAATAGGATCCATATTAAGCCTCTTCTCTATTGTGTTCAATTAGATTAGACAAGCGTTCTTCGAAGATCTTCGTTGCATCAAACCCCATCTGTTTGGCACGGTAGTTCATGGCTGCTGCTTCAATTACGACAGAAATATTTCGACCGGTTTTTACAGGAATACGTATTTGTGGAATAGCAATTCCTGCTATTTCGATAGTATCGCCAGAGTTTCCCAAACGGTCAAATACCTTACCTGTTTCAAAATTTTCAAGATAGACAGCTAATTGCACTTCTGATGAATCTTTCACGGCACTAGCACCGTATAGACTCATGATGTCGATAATGCCGACCCCTCGAATTTCTAATAAGTGGCGCAGAATTTCCGCAGGTTCACCCCAGAGAGTAACATCATCTTTTGCATAGACATCAACACGGTCATCAGCCACCAATCGGTGTCCTCGTTTAACCAACTCAAGACCAGTCTCACTCTTACCGATACCAGAATCACCCTGGATAAGCACACCCATACCGTAAATGTCCATCAAGATACCGTGTACACTCGTCCGCTGAGCCAGGCGACTATCCAAGTAAGAAGACAATTCTCCCGATAGACGACTGGTTGCTGTCTTGCTTCGGCAGATAGCAATTTGTTTTTCTTTTGCAGCCTTGTACATCTCCTCAGGGATTTCCAAGCCACGTGCCACTATGACAACAGGGGTTTCTGGCTGGAACATCTGAGAAAGAACCTGATAGCGGTTATGGGCAGTCATGGCCATCAAATAAGACCACTCCTTCATCCCAATCAACTGGATGCGCTCTGGAGCATAATAATCAAAATAGCCAGTCATTTCCAATCCTGGTCGGGTAATATCTGCCGTCGTAATTTGCTTTTGCAGGAGCTCTTCCGTACTGTAAACACATTCAATCCGCAGATTATCGACCAAATCTTTCACATAAACGGTCATTTCTTCCCTCACTTTCAGTTTTATTATATTATACCATAAGCTAGGGGTTGGGGGAAAAACAAGTGGCTGATTTGGCAAAAAGAATGAGTTCTTTCTTTTTCTCACAAAATTAGCAAAACTTCCACAGATTAAATGTACTTCTCTTCCTTCGCTACATATTTTTAACAAATCTGTTATACTTTATATAGATCAATACTTACTACTAAGGAGAAAATCATGGAACCCTTGTTTCTCACACCTGTTATGCACGAAAAAATTTGGGGGGGCAATCGCTTAAGGACCAACTACCACTACGACATTCCTAGTGATAAGACTGGGGAATGTTGGGCAATCTCTGCCCATCCAAATGGCGTAACTACTGTCTCAAACGGTCAATATAAAGGAAGAGGACTGGATGACCTCTATAAGAATGAAAAACATTTATTTGGCAATCCAACAGATGATGTCTTTCCATTATTAACAAAAATCCTTGATGCAGACGATTGGCTTAGCGTCCAAGTTCATCCCGATGATAGCTATGGCTTGGCTCACGAAGGGGAACTGGGCAAGACAGAATGTTGGTACATTTTGGAAGCCGAGGAAGGCGCTGAAATCATTTATGGTCACAATGCCCAATCCAAAGAAGAACTCCGTCAGCAAATCGAAGCCGGAGATTGGGACAAGCTGTTGACCCATGTACCCGTCAAAAAGGGTGATTTCTTCTTTGTACCAAGCGGCACCATGCACGCCATCGGTAAGGGAATCCTGATTTTAGAAACCCAACAATCTAGTGATACAACCTACCGTGTCTATGACTTTGACCGCCGTGACGATGCAGGCAACCTCCGTGAACTACACATTGAGAAATCGATTGACGTGCTGACCATCGGACCTGTTGCTAACTCAACACCTGCCCACCTCAAAGCAGGCAATCTTGACTCGACACTTCTGGTTGCCAATCCCTTCTTTACCGTATATAAATGGAATATCCAACAAGAAATCAAAATGAAACAGACAGTTCCTTACCTGCTTGTCAGTGTCATTGAAGGGGAAGGTGCCATCCAAGTCGGTGAAACCAGCTACCCACTTCAAAAAGGAAGCCACTTTATCTTACCAGCCAATGTGACAGACTGGACATTTACAGGCCAAATGGACATCATCGCCAGTCACGCGAACTAAGCATACAAAAAACTTGAGCCTTTAAACTCAAGTTTTTTTGCATTATTCAAACCAAGACTTATTTATCTTTTCCGCTTCTTTTATCTTACGTGGACCTGTTCCATAGCGTTCCGCGTCCCTATCTTCCTTATAAGGTAAAAAATAAGCTGCTGCAATATAGAGAGCAATTAGAAGGAGGAAGGATTTGCCTAAGAGGAGACCTGCAATATAGTTAAATGAAACAAAAACAGTACATTTATGATATAATGTATTTATGGCATATTCATTAGATTTTCGTAAAAAAGTTCTCGCATACTGTGAGAAAACCGGCAGTATTACTGAAGCATCAGCTATTTTCCAAGTTTCACGTAACACTATCTATCAATGGCTAAAATTAAAAGAGAAAACCGGCGAGCTTCATCACCAAGTTAAAGGAACCAAGCCAAGAAAAGTGGATAGAGATAAATTAAAGAATTATCTTGAAACTCATCCAGATGCTTATTTGACTGAAATAGCTTCTGAATTTGACTGTCATCCAACAGCTATTCATTACGCCCTCAAAGCTATGGGATATACTCGAAAAAAAAGAGCTGTACCTACTATGAACAAGACCCTGAAAAAGTAGAACTGTTCCTTAAAGAATTGAATAACTTAAGCCACTTGACTCCTGTTTATATTGACGAGACAGGGTTTGAGACATATTTTCATCGAAAATATGGTCGCTCTTTGAAAGGTCAGTTGATAAAAGGTAAGGTCTCTGGAAGAAGATACCAGCGGATATCTTTAGTAGCAGGTCTCATAAATGGTGCGCTTATAGCCCCGATGACATACAAAGATACTATGACGAGTGGCTTTTTCGAAGCTTGGTTCAAAACATTCTTACTACCCACTTTAGGTAAACCATCTGTTATCATTATGGACAATGCAAAGTTTCATAGGATGAGTAAGCTAAAAGATTTATGCGAGGAGCAGGGACATAGACTTTTACCACTTCCTCCTTACTCACCGGAATATAATCCCATTGAGAAAATATGGGCTCACATCAAAAAACACCTCAGAAGAGTATTGCCAAATTGCGATACTTTTCTTGAGGCACTTTCGTCCTGCTCTTGTTTCAGTTGACTATAAATATCGCGCGTGTTACCCAGGATTCCCAGACCAATTTATGCGCTATGCCGGCAAGAACCCCAGATACTATCTTCCCCTGCCTTACTTTATATAATTCAATTGACATCTTTTATTCCTTTCACGTAAAAGCCCCCTTGACCTGTTTGTACCTTCAAGAAAAGTAAATCATTGCCAGATTTTTCAAACTGATAGGGACTATTTTTCTTTTTCCGGTTAACCAAGACATGACCTGATTGCGACTCAATCTGCCCCCGAATTCCCTGGCCTTTGCCAGTTTGTAAAGTCAAGGGAGCCTGAGCTAGTTGCACATACAAGTGTTGGGGATAACCACCGCAAGTCGTCAAGCGAATATCCTGTTGTTTTTTATCCCTTGAACTGCGGATAGAAATATCTTCAAATGGTAAGTAATCCAAGCGAGCATCTGCCTGACCAAGTTCCAAATCCAGCACCGACATCCATTCCTGAGGCAAGTTGATTGTCAAACGACAGGCCAAGCTACTGTGAAAATAAAGCCCCTTTTTTTCAACATAAAGACGAGGAAGCTTATCTTCTGGTGCATCTTGATTGTAGCAAATCTCCACACTAATCTGATTATTTTTAGACTTAGCCAAAGTTAGACGTCCCTCAGATAATTTTAAAAAGAGTGATTCAATCCCTTCAAAACTATAGGATTGTTTCAATTTGGAGGAAGCAAAGACCTTAAAACTTGGCAAGGTAAAATTCAATTTTACTTTTTCTTCCACAAAAAGAAAGTCTGGTTCTTGATTCATTTCCTTAAAACAGGCACGCGCCTCTTCCTTGGTCAAGACACCTTTTTCATATAACTCAATTAAGCGTTCTTCTCTCTTTTGCGTCATAGACTCACCTCAATTCTACTCTAGTATATCACATTTCTCCACAAAAAAATCAGCCCGAAGACTGATTCTCTATTCTTTCAAAGTAAGTTTACCCCGACACTTCCCACATCGGTATTTTTTTAGGTCAATGCGGCGCTTGCGCTGGTAGACTTGTCCACAGGACTGACAGCAGTAAATCAGACTAGGCTTAGTAGCTTGTTCCAGTTGGGGAGCATAGCGCAGGCCATCCACCGCAGCTAGCAATTCTTTAAAATCCCTGTCTCCATGCCGATAGCCTTTCTTCTCAAAGTAGAGATGGTAGTGGCAGAGCTCGTGGCGGACAATCTTCCGAAAGACTTCTAAACCTTGCTCCTCCAAATGCTTGGGATTGAAATCCAAATGCCCATCCCTTGGAAAAAAGCGACCACCTGTTGAGCGTAATCGCCTGTTCCAGATTGCTACATGCCGAAATTCCTTACCGAAGTCTTGCAAGGAGACTTCTTGCACATACTTATTCAGATCCATTTGGTTTCAAAAGGCTAAGACCGATACGATTTCGTTTGATGTCCACTTCAACCACCCAGACGGTTACGATTTCCCCAACTGCGAGAACTTCGCTTGGATGTGGCAAGGCTTGTTGGCGTCCATTTTTATCTCGTTTGCGTTTGACCATGCGTGAAATGTGGACCAGACCATCCTCGTGGACACCGATGTCCACAAAGGCTCCAAAGTCCACAATATTGCGGACCGTACCTTGCAATTCCTGTCCGACTACCAGGTCCTTGACATCCAAGACATCTTGACGAAGGACTGGTGCTTCAAAGTCATCCC
Coding sequences:
- a CDS encoding ABC transporter ATP-binding protein, encoding MIDYQNVSLTCKVSGPILKNLTFDIQEGEFFVLIGPSGSGKTTTLKLINRLIEQTEGEVFFQGKRLKDFDLRELRLETGYVLQQIALFPNMTVAENIALIPEMKGLGKEETLTRMRELLTKVGLEPDSYLDRLPKDLSGGEKQRIGILRAIIANPKVLLMDEPFSALDPISKAQLQDLIKELHEEFKMTTVFVTHDMDEAVKLADRICLMQDGQVVQLGSPDELRNRPANDFVKEFIRARGGM
- a CDS encoding MarR family winged helix-turn-helix transcriptional regulator; protein product: MMEVEKRSKDYARMFDQQVGLYEDYARGHGLNAKCLSILMWIYYNPGGVTQNWVSKKTYSSKQVVNATVKKFLDGGLVVLEENPADKRHKKIKLTEEGQQFASRILDPLEEAENKALSQLSQEEQELMLGLIQRYSQSLMAILKGEDDD
- a CDS encoding YtxH domain-containing protein — translated: MVKKSSSVWTSLLLGAAGGAAAAAFLASKTGKTVKEKVVNFANDYKENHEEINADFVTKAQDLGKQATERFTEVKTQLETGELTVEDLVKSGKEKSLETFEQIKEKIAEQNLSTADILEAIKAKTAKAPTVDLTEEDIEDAVVVSEDIEIDIEDVQTEVVSETVSEVASETTSEAVEG
- a CDS encoding DUF948 domain-containing protein; protein product: MIEISVLIIALSIAAVAVYIVLLLKKLGTVTDEAQQTLKVLTSDVNVTLYQTNELLAKTNVLVEDVNGKVSTLDPLFVAVADLSTSVSDLNASARDLTVKAKSAGASTVKAGGALSALSTLSSLLGKKGEKNGKKI
- the lgt gene encoding prolipoprotein diacylglyceryl transferase, producing the protein MDPIAIKLGPLEIRWYAICILLGLILGVYLATKEGPRKKIRQDDILDFILIAFPLSILGARIYYVAFSWSEYKDNILSIFAIWNGGIAIYGGLITGAIVLYFFTQYRFINTLDFLDIVAPSVMIAQAIGRWGNFFNQEAYGKAVESLNYLPAFIRDQMYIDGAYRQPTFLFESLWNLLGFGLVCVLRRRPKFLKQGEITAFYLVWYGCGRLLIEGLRTDSLMFLGIRVSQWLSGVLILVGIIMVVLRRRKSSIPFYQP
- the hprK gene encoding HPr(Ser) kinase/phosphatase produces the protein MTVYVKDLVDNLRIECVYSTEELLQKQITTADITRPGLEMTGYFDYYAPERIQLIGMKEWSYLMAMTAHNRYQVLSQMFQPETPVVIVARGLEIPEEMYKAAKEKQIAICRSKTATSRLSGELSSYLDSRLAQRTSVHGILMDIYGMGVLIQGDSGIGKSETGLELVKRGHRLVADDRVDVYAKDDVTLWGEPAEILRHLLEIRGVGIIDIMSLYGASAVKDSSEVQLAVYLENFETGKVFDRLGNSGDTIEIAGIAIPQIRIPVKTGRNISVVIEAAAMNYRAKQMGFDATKIFEERLSNLIEHNREEA
- the manA gene encoding mannose-6-phosphate isomerase, class I encodes the protein MMEPLFLTPVMHEKIWGGNRLRTNYHYDIPSDKTGECWAISAHPNGVTTVSNGQYKGRGLDDLYKNEKHLFGNPTDDVFPLLTKILDADDWLSVQVHPDDSYGLAHEGELGKTECWYILEAEEGAEIIYGHNAQSKEELRQQIEAGDWDKLLTHVPVKKGDFFFVPSGTMHAIGKGILILETQQSSDTTYRVYDFDRRDDAGNLRELHIEKSIDVLTIGPVANSTPAHLKAGNLDSTLLVANPFFTVYKWNIQQEIKMKQTVPYLLVSVIEGEGAIQVGETSYPLQKGSHFILPANVTDWTFTGQMDIIASHAN
- a CDS encoding IS630 family transposase (programmed frameshift), producing MAYSLDFRKKVLAYCEKTGSITEASAIFQVSRNTIYQWLKLKEKTGELHHQVKGTKPRKVDRDKLKNYLETHPDAYLTEIASEFDCHPTAIHYALKAMGYTPKKKSCTYYEQDPEKVELFLKELNNLSHLTPVYIDETGFETYFHRKYGRSLKGQLIKGKVSGRRYQRISLVAGLINGALIAPMTYKDTMTSGFFEAWFKTFLLPTLGKPSVIIMDNAKFHRMSKLKDLCEEQGHRLLPLPPYSPEYNPIEKIWAHIKKHLRRVLPNCDTFLEALSSCSCFS
- a CDS encoding PspC domain-containing protein, with amino-acid sequence MSIELYKVRQGKIVSGVLAGIAHKLVWESWVTRAIFIVN
- a CDS encoding SprT family protein; the encoded protein is MDLNKYVQEVSLQDFGKEFRHVAIWNRRLRSTGGRFFPRDGHLDFNPKHLEEQGLEVFRKIVRHELCHYHLYFEKKGYRHGDRDFKELLAAVDGLRYAPQLEQATKPSLIYCCQSCGQVYQRKRRIDLKKYRCGKCRGKLTLKE